In Bradyrhizobium sp. 200, the sequence GGTAGTCAGCTTGGGCGACAACCCCATCGAGGGCTCATCGAGCAGCAGCAGCCGCGGACCGGCCATCAGCCCGCGTCCGATGGCGAGCGCCTGCTGCTCGCCGCCGGAGAGCACGCCTCCCATGTCGGCTGCCTTGCGCTTCAGAACCGGAAACAATTCGAAGACCTCGTCGAGGGTGGCACTGATCCCGCCTTTGTCGTGGCGGCGCACATAGGCGCCGACCTCGAGGTTCTCCATCACGGTCAGCGTGGTGAAGATGCGCCGGCGCTGCGGCACGCAGGCGATGCCGCCGGCGATGACCTTGTCGATCGCACGGCCGGCGATCGGCTCGCCGGTGAAGGTGACGGTCCCCTTCGACGGTTTGAGCTTGCCGACGATCAGGTTGAGCGTCGTCGACTTGCCGGCGCCGTTGGCACCGATGATCGCCGCCACCTCACCGCGTTCGACATGGATCGACAGGTCGAAAAGGACCTGTGCCTTGCCGTAGAAGACGTCGACATGCGACAGTTCCAGCTCGGGCGGTTCGGGGGCGACGGTATTCAGCATTTGGGCCTTCTCACGCTCAGTAGCGGACGGCGGCGCGGACAACGGGTTGGCCGCCCTTGATCTCGACAATGTTGACCTGCCGGTTGCAGTCTCCCTTGTCATCGCAGCCATACGAGGCGAGCAGGCCGTCGTATTTCACAGAACCGAAGGTCTCGCGGATCTTGCTCGCATCGCCGGAGCCGGCCGTGTTGATCGCCTTCGCGGCGAGCATGGTTGCGTCGTAGTAGGTCGCTGACCATACGTCGGGAGCCATCTTGAAGCGCTCCTCGTAGCGCTTGACGAAGGCCTGCACCGCAGGGTTCGGATCGGTCGGGACGAAATACGAGGCACTCATCGCGCCTTCGGCGCCGCTGCCCGCGAGCTTGAGGAAGGCGTCCTCGCTGAGAACCGCGCCGGCAAAGCGGAAAGGCAGCCCGAACTGCTTGGCCTGCTTGACGATCAGTGCGGCGTCAGTGTCGTGCGCCCACAGCACCACCAAGACGGCTCCGGCGTTCTTCAATTTCGCGAGCTGGGCCGAATAGTCCTTGTCGTTGGGGTTATGGCTCTCGACCGCCACTGGCTTCAGGCCGAGCGAGGCCATCTGGGCGACGACGCGTGCCTGACCGGACTTGCCAAAATCGTCGTTGGCGTAGAATACGGCGGTCTTGTCGCCCGCATTCAATTCCTTCTGGGCATAGTCGATGATCGCCTTGGCCTGGACGTCGTCGTTGGAGCGGGTGCGGATGACATATTTGCAGCCACTGCCGGTAACGGCCACGCCGGTTGCGCCGGTGAGCGAGACGATCTTGCCGTTGCAGTAGACGTTCTGGGTCGCCATCTGCGTCACGGAATAGTGCGGCCCGATCATCACCGGTGTCTTGTGCACCTGCATGATCTTGTTGACGGCGTTGATGGCGCCGTTGGGGTTGTCGCCCTGATCGTCCTCGAAGAGGACCTGCAGCGGCTTGCCGAGCACGCCGCCGGCGGCGTTGATATCGGCAATGGCGAGTTCGACGCCCTGCTTGAAGTTGCGGCCGACAAGGGCCTTTGACCCCGTCATCGGCAATGAGACGCCGATCAACGGCTGTTCCTGCGCAACGGCTTCGCCGAGCGGCATTGCCGCGAGCGCAACGCTCGCGCCTGCCAAGGCCAGCAGGCCGTGCAGGCCCATCGTCGTTTTCCTGTTCATGGTAGTCCTCCCTGAAGATTGATCTGGTTCAACCATGCGCTGCGGCATGATCGACGGAGCGGCGCCGAATGCGGCGCGCCCGCGTCTCGTGAGAGGCCGTATCGGCGCGCTCGCCGAGATAGGCCTCGATGACGGAAGGCGATTCCATCACGGCCGCAGGAGCGCCATCGGCAATGAGATCGCCCAGATTGAGCACGACGACGCGATCGCACATGCTGGTGACAAGCTTGATGCGATGCTCGACGACGAGGATCGTCATGCCTTGTGCGCGCAGCCGCTGCAGGATCGTTGACAGCTCGAGCACGAGGCCACCGCGCAAGCCGGCCGCCGGCTCGTCGAGCAGGAGCACCTTGGGCCG encodes:
- a CDS encoding ABC transporter ATP-binding protein, producing the protein MLNTVAPEPPELELSHVDVFYGKAQVLFDLSIHVERGEVAAIIGANGAGKSTTLNLIVGKLKPSKGTVTFTGEPIAGRAIDKVIAGGIACVPQRRRIFTTLTVMENLEVGAYVRRHDKGGISATLDEVFELFPVLKRKAADMGGVLSGGEQQALAIGRGLMAGPRLLLLDEPSMGLSPKLTTEMFASIRRIAEGGRTVVIVEQNAYAALGVADYGYVLEGGSIALEGHADELLRDDHVRDAYLGA
- a CDS encoding ABC transporter substrate-binding protein, translated to MNRKTTMGLHGLLALAGASVALAAMPLGEAVAQEQPLIGVSLPMTGSKALVGRNFKQGVELAIADINAAGGVLGKPLQVLFEDDQGDNPNGAINAVNKIMQVHKTPVMIGPHYSVTQMATQNVYCNGKIVSLTGATGVAVTGSGCKYVIRTRSNDDVQAKAIIDYAQKELNAGDKTAVFYANDDFGKSGQARVVAQMASLGLKPVAVESHNPNDKDYSAQLAKLKNAGAVLVVLWAHDTDAALIVKQAKQFGLPFRFAGAVLSEDAFLKLAGSGAEGAMSASYFVPTDPNPAVQAFVKRYEERFKMAPDVWSATYYDATMLAAKAINTAGSGDASKIRETFGSVKYDGLLASYGCDDKGDCNRQVNIVEIKGGQPVVRAAVRY